A region from the Gossypium hirsutum isolate 1008001.06 chromosome A08, Gossypium_hirsutum_v2.1, whole genome shotgun sequence genome encodes:
- the LOC107950579 gene encoding uncharacterized protein codes for MTFCSRYLEDVETRLNRPNRNVGLNDHNFAETYLFQSYGKPIGKVEIAELDDISWIQAHRYVLFHHNLVELLRNEYRQILRCHARSRRLQHREINKLFTESFHEWLRQTVWSGKDVNDEVKWLSQGPNRVIKRYSAFLINGYRFHTKYRERMRKTQNCGVVVNSSITSYTSARDSNPIEGNVEYYGLLIDIIELDYYGRWKVVLFRCDWADVNTARGIKEDQFGFTILNFSRLIHTGQQLMDEPYVFSSQVKQVFYSKDPTDEGWYVVLQNTPRDLFDMGNGSRDDIVERSETLPFSEQNLDENIPSTSTQHQ; via the exons ATgacattctgttctagatatttagaagatgttgaaacacgattgaatagaccaaatagaaatgttgggctcaatgatcataacttcgccgaaacttatttattccaaagttatggaaaaccaatcggcaaagttgaaattgcagaattagatgatatatcgtggatacaagcacatcgatatgtactttttcaccacAATTTAGTTGAAttgttacgcaa tgagtacagaCAAATTTTGAGATGTCATGCACGCTCTCGAAGAttgcaacatcgagagattaataagttattcacggaatcttttcatgaatggttacgtcaaacg gtttggagtggaaaggacgtcaatgacgaagttaaatggctttcccaaggtccgaacagagtaataaaaagatatagtgccttcctcatcaatggatacagatttcatacaaagtatcgTGAGAGAATGAGGaaaactcaaaattgtggagttgttgttaattcttcaattacaagttatactagtgctagggacagtaatccgattgagggtaatgtggagtattacggacttcttatcgacattattgagttggattactatggcagatggaaagttgtcttatttcggtgtgattgggctgatgttaatactgctcgaggaattaaagaagatcaatttggttttacaatatTGAATTTCTCTCgtttgattcacactggacaacaattgatggacgagccatatgtattttcctctcaagtgaaacaagttttttattcgaaagatccaactgatgagggttggtatgttgtactccagaacacccctagagacttgtttgacatgggtaatggaagtagagatgacatcgtcgaaagatcagaaacattacctttttcagaacaaaacttagatgaaaatatccctagtactagtacacaacatcAATAG